The window GCCGGCCGCAAGGTCGCCGAGGGCAAGGGGCCGGTGCGCTCGATCCTGGAGCTGGGTGCCTCCCGCGCCAAGGACCGCGTCATGGGCGCGCTGAAGAACATCGGAGGCGGCGGGAGCAAGCGCAAGCGCGGCGGGGGCAACAAGCCCATCGTCATCATCGAGTCCGTCGACGTCGGCGTGCCGCTGCGCACCGCCTACGACCAGTGGACGCAGTACCAGGACTTCAGCACCTTCGCCAAGGGCGTCAAGAGCGCGAGCCGCGCCGACGACACCCACTCCGACTGGCAGCTGAAGGTGTTCTGGTCCAGCCGGAGCTGGAAGGCCCACACCACCGAGCAGGTACCCGACCAGCGCATCCAGTGGACGTCGGAGGGCGCGAAGGGCACCACGAAGGGCGTCGTCTCCTTCCACCGCCTCGACGAGAACCTCACCCGGGTCCTGCTGGTCATGGAGTACTACCCCAGCGGGTTCTTCGAGAAGACCGGCAACATCTGGCGGGCCCAGGGCCGCCGCGCCCGGCTGGACCTGAAGAACTACGTCCGTTACATCACCCTCAAGGGGGAGGCCGAGGACAGCTGGCGCGGTGAGATCCACGACGGCGAGGTCGTCCGCAGCCACGAGGACGCGGTCGCGGAGGAGGAGCGGGAGGCCGCCGAGAGGGACGAGGAGCCGGACGAGGAAGAGGGCCCGTACGCCGAGGAGGAGAACGGCGAGTACGAGGAAGAGGAGGAAGAGCCGGAGGAAGAGCCGGAGGAAGAGCCGGAGGAAGACGCCGAGGAGCAGCCGGAGGAAGAGTACGAGGACGAGGGCGGGGAGCAGCCGGAGGAAGAGGCCGAGGGCGAGTATGAGGCCGAGGGCGAGTATGAGCCCGAGGAAGAGGAAGAGCCCGAGGAAGAGGAAGAGCCCGAGTACGCCGAGGGCAGGGGCCGCCGATGACGACGCCCGGCCGACTGCCCGAACCGTACGGCCCGAGCAGCGGGGCGAACCTCGCCGACATCCTCGAGCGCGTGCTCGACAAGGGCATCGTCATCGCGGGCGACATCCGCATCAACCTGCTCGACATCGAACTGCTCACCATCAAGCTCCGGCTCGTCGTCGCCTCGGTCGACAAGGCCAAGGAGATGGGTATCGACTGGTGGGAGAGCGACCCGGCGCTCTCCTCCCGCGCGCGACGCGACGAGCTCGCCCGGGAGAACACCGAGCTGCGCGAGCGGCTGGCACGACTGGAGGAACTGGAGCTGGACCGCGGTCGCCGGGAGCCTGACCACCTGGACCGCGGCCGGGCGGACCGGGACCGGGACAGCCTGGACCGGGGCCGCGCGGATCAGGACCGCGCGGATCAGGACCGCGCGGATCAGGACCGCGCGGATCAGGACCGCGCGGATCAGGACCGCGCCCGCGAGGAGGAACGATGACCGGACTGCGGTACGTCTACGCCGTCTGCCGGCCCCCCGGCGCACCCCTCCAGGCGCAGCTCACCGGGGTGGCGGGCGCTCCGGCGAAGCAGCTCAACCACCACGGCCTGGTCGCCGTCGTCAGCGAGGTGCCCGAGCGCGACTTCGCCGAGGAGCCGCTGCGCGCCCATATGGAGGACCTCGACTGGCTCGCCGCCACCGCCCGTGCCCACCAGGGCGTCATCGACGCGCTGACCGTCGTCACCACACCGCTGCCGCTCAGGCTCGCCACCGTTTTCCGTGACGACAGCGCCGTGCGCTCGATGATCGAGGCCCGCGAGGAGCACATCCGCCGCACCCTGGACCGGCTGGAGGGGCGCGTGGAGTGGGGCGTCAAGATCTACGCCGAGACCGAGCAGCCTCAGCAGGCCGCGCAGCCCGCGGCGAAGGCGGCCTCCGGCCGCGACTACCTGCGGCAGCGGCGGCAGCAGACGCGGGCGGGGGAGGACCTGTGGCAGAAGGCGGAGGCCTTCGCCACCCACCTGCACGAGCAGCTCTCCGCCTTCGCCGAGGACTCCCGGCTGCACGCCCCGCAGAACCCCAGCCTCTCCGGCGCGGCGGGGCGCAACGTTCTGAACGCCGCCTATCTGGTGCCGCGCGGGGACTCGGAGGAGTTCGTGGAACTCGTGGACCGCACCAAGGACGACGTACCGGGGCTGCGCGTGGAACTCACCGGGCCGTGGGCGGCGTACTCCTTCGCGGGGGAGGAGGCATGACGGTCGTCGAACGCCGGGAGATCGCCCTGGTCGACCTGCTCGACCGGCTGCTGGCCGGCGGTGTCGTCATCACCGGGGACATCACCCTGCGCATCGCCGACGTGGACCTCGTCCGCATCGACCTGAACGCGCTGATCAGCTCGGTGAACGCACAAGTGCCGTCGCCCTTCGAGGAGCAGTAGTGGCCCCGCGCAAGCACATGGACCTGGAACCCGACACCGTCGAGCGGGACCTGGTGAAACTCGTGCTCACCGTCGTCGAGCTGCTGCGCCAGCTCATGGAGCGGCAGGCGCTGCGCCGCTTCGACGAGGGGGATCTGAGCGAGGAGCAGGAGGAGCGGATCGGCCTCACGCTCATGCTCCTGGAGGACCGCATGGCCGAGCTGCGCGATCGCTACGGGCTGCGGCCCGAGGACCTGAACCTCGACCTCGGACCGCTGGGACCCCTGCTTCCCCGGAAGTGAGCACCCGGGAACGAGGGGGACGAGGAGAAGGAGGCGCGGGGGTCAGGCCTCCTTGCGGCACAGGATCTCCCCGTGCAGGACCGCGAACCAGCCGTCGTGCCGCTCGCCCCACTCCCGCCACGCCGCCGCCACGGCCCGCAGCCGGTCCTCGGTCGCGTGTCCGCCGTCGACGGCGCGCCCGGCGTAGGCCGACGCCAGGGTGCGGTCGGCCCAGAGCCCGCTCCACCAGGCGCGCTCGTCCTCGGTGGCGTAGGTCCAGGTGCTGGAGCCGGCCGTGACGTCGGTGAAGCCGGCCGCCAGCGCCCAGGACCGCAGCCGGCGTCCGGCGTCCGGCTCGCCGCCGTTGGCGCGGGCGACCCGCCGGTACAGGCCGAGCCAGTCGTCCAGTCCTTCCACCCGCGGGTACCAGCTCATCGCCGCGTAGTCCGCGTCGCGCACGGCGACGTACCCGCCCGGCTTCGTCACCCGCCGCATCTCGCGCAGCGCCCGCACGGGGTCGCCCACGTGCTGGAGCACCTGGTGGGCGTGGACGACGCAGAACGTGTCGTCGGGGTGGTCGAGGGCGTGGACGTCGGCCACCGCGAAGTCGACGTTGGTCAGACCCCGCCCGGCGGCCGTGGCCCGGGCCTGCTCCAGGACGCCGGGCGCCCGGTCGACACCCGTGACGTGCCCCTGGGGGACCAGGGCCGCCAGGTCGGCGGTGATGGTGCCGGGGCCGCAGCCGATGTCGAGGATCCGCATATGGGGCCGCAGCGAGCCGAGCAGGTAGGCCGCGGAGTTGGCGGCGGTGCGCCAGGTGTGCGAACGCAGCACGGACTCGTGGTGCCCGTGCGTGTAGACGGCCGTCTCCCGCTTCGGCATGGCTGTACCCCTTGTCGTCCCCTGATCCCGTGGGGCCCGCGGCCCCGGCCGGCACGGATCACGGTACGCCCCCGTGCCGGATGGTGAGACCCCGGTGTCAGAATCCGAGACGGATGACGGGTGGGCGGTCAGCCGCGGGAGAGCGGCCGGTACACCGCCAGCGCCTCGGGCAGCTTCTCCAGCCACAGCTCGTCGGCCACCTCCATCACCTCGCCGTCGTGGGCGAGCAGGGTGCCGGGCGCGACACCGGTCAGACGCAGCCGTCGCACCTGGACCGCCGCGTGGGCCGGGGACCGGGTCAGCGGGCCGGCCAGGGCCGCTGACAGCAGGCGCAGGGCGGGCCTGCGGCCCCCGTGCACCACCCGGACGTCGAGCTTTCCGTCCGTCAGGTCGAGCCGGCGGCCCAGCGCGAGCCCCCTGCGGTGGTAGGTGCCGTTCCCGGCGAACAGCAGCCACAGCGGGTGGGTGTGGCCCTCCACCACCGCCCGCAGCGGATGGCGGTCGGCGCGCAGTACCTTCAGCGCCGCCAGCACCCCGGCCGGCCAGCTGCCCATCCGGCCGGACCGGCGTTCGCGCTCACGCACCAGCTCCGGGTACACGCCGAGGCTGAAGGTGTTGAGGAAGACGCCCCGCTTGCTCCCGGAGCGGAAGCGGCCCACGTCGACGCGGACTCCGTGACCGTGCTCCACGGCCCGGGCCAGGGCCCGCGCGTCCTCCACGCCCAGATCGAGGGCGAAGTGGTTCAGGGTGCCGCCGGGCAGCACCGCGAGCGGCAGGCCGCGGCACAGGGCGACCTCCGCGGCCGTGTTCACGGTGCCGTCGCCGCCGCACACCCCGAGCACCCGGGCGCGGTCCGCCGCCTTCTCCAGCTCGGCCCGGACCTCCTCAGGCCCGCACTCGACGACCTCCGCCTCCGGCAGCAGGTCCACCAGCGCACCGGCGCGGTCCGCGGTGCCCGAGGCCCGGTTGGCCACGAGTACCAGGCCCTTGCCGCCGGGCAGCGCCGGCAGGTCGGCGTGGGAGCGGGCCGGCGGGTCGGTCCGGGCACGGGTGGGCACCAGGGCCCGGGCCGCGAACGCGACGCCCGCCCCCAGCGCGGCACCCGCCAGCACATCGCTAGGGAAGTGGACCCCGGTGTAGACGCGCGAGAGCGCGACCGACGCGGCGACCGGGGCCACCGCCGCCCCCCAGGCCGGGGACTCCAGGGCGACGCCCGTCGCGAAGGCGGCCGCGGACGCCGCGTGCCCGGACGGGAAGGACGTGGTGAACGGCTGCCGCTTGAGCCGGCGCATGAGCGGGACGGGGTCCAGGGCCGGCCGGTCGCGGCGCACCGAGCGCTTGCCGATCGTGTTGACGGTCAGGGACGCCAGGCTCAGCGAGGCCAGGCCGCGGGCCGCGGCCCTGCGGGCCCTCGGGCTGCGGCTCGCGGTGATGGCGGCGGCCACCGCGCACCACAGCACGCCGTGGTTCGCGGCCCGGCTCAGTCTCGGCAGCACCGGGCCCGCGCCGGGCCAGCGGCGCTCGGCCGCGAACTCGAACAGCCGGCCGTCCAGGGCCGACAGGCGGTGCAGGAGGGCGTGGGCGCCGGATTTCGGGGCGGTGAGGTCGACGTCTGGGCTCATAGGGGACCGCTACCCTGAAGTGGCCGTTTCTTGTGTGGGCCGTTTCCGGTGGGCTGTGCGCCGTGTCCGGTGTGCGCGGGGCGGCGCCGGCGATCGTAGGGACCCCGCATGCGTCTGCTCCTCATCCGCCACGCCCAGACCCCCTCCAACGTGGGCCACCTGCTGGACACGCGGATCCCCGGACCGGGCCTGACGCGGCTCGGCGAACAGCAGGCCGCGGCGCTGCCGCGGGCGCTCGCCGGGGAGGACATCCAGGCGCTCTACGCCTCCACCCTGGTCCGCACCCAGCTCACCGCCCGGCCGCTGGCCGCCGAGCGCGGACTCGACGTGATCGTCCGCGACGGCATCCGCGAGGTGTCCGCGGGCGACCTGGAGACGGAGCCGGGCGACTCCGAGCGCGGCCGGATGTACATGCGCACGCTGCTGGGCTGGGCCGCCGGTGACACCCGGTCCCGTATCCCCGGGGGCGAGAGCGGCACCGAGGTGCTGGCCCGCTACGACGCCGTCGTCGCCGAGGCCACCGCGGACGGCGCCGGAACCATCGCCCTGGTCAGTCACGGCGCGGCCATCCGCCTGTGGACCGCGGTCCGCGTCCGCAACCTCGACGCGGAGTTCGCCGCCACCCACCCCCTGGAGAACACCGGCGTGGTGGTCCTACAGGGCTCGGCCCCGACCGGATGGACGGCCCTGGCGTGGTCGGACGCCCTCGTCACCCCGGCGCGGGAGAGCGGCCCGACGGGACGGCCCGTGGACTTCGGATAAGAGTTTGCCGGACCCGTACGGGCACCGTCACAATGCCTGACCATGGGACATCTGGAAGCCGCGCACCTGGAGTACGTCCTCCCCGACGGGAGGACGCTGCTCGGCGACGTGTCCTTCCGGGTGGGAGAGGGGGCCGCCGTGGCCCTCGTCGGACCCAACGGCGCCGGCAAGACCACCCTGCTGCGCATGATCTCCGGCGAGCTGAAGCCGCACGGCGGCACCGTGACCGTCAGCGGCGGCCTCGGCGTGATGCGGCAGTTCGTGGGGTCGGTGCGGGACGAGACGACCGTGCGCGACCTGCTCGTGTCGGTCGCGTCGCCGCGGGTGAGGGAGGCCGCGCGGGCCGTCGACGAAGCCGAGCACGCCCTCATGACTGTCGACGACGAGGCCGCCCAGCTCCAGTACGCGCAGGCGCTCGCCGACTGGGCGGAGGCGCGCGGCTACGAGGCCGAGACGCTGTGGGACATGTGCACCACGGCCGCGCTGGGCGTGCCCTACGACAAGGCGCAGTGGCGGCAGGTGAGCACCCTGTCCGGCGGCGAGCAGAAGCGGCTCGTGCTGGAGGCGCTGCTGCGCGGCACCGACGAGGTACTGCTGCTCGACGAGCCGGACAACTACCTCGACGTGCCCGGCAAGCGCTGGCTGGAGGAGCGGCTGAAGGAGACCCGAAAGACGGTCCTGTTCGTCTCCCACGACCGTGAACTGCTCGCCCGCGCCGCCGACCGGATCGTCTCCCTCGAACCCGGCCCGGCAGGCGCGGACGCCTGGGTGCACGGCGGCGGCTTCGCCACCTACCACGAGGCCCGCCGCGAGCGCTTCGCCCGTTTCGAGGAGCTGCGCAGGCGCTGGGACGAGAAGCACGCGCAGCTGAAGAAGCTGGTGCTGAACCTGCGGCAGGCCGCCACCGTCAGCCATGAACTGGCCTCCCGCTACCAGGCCGCCCAGACCCGGCTGCGCAAGTTCGAGGAGGCCGGGCCGCCCCCCGAGCCGCCGCGCGAGCAGGACATCCGGATGCGCCTGAAGGGCGGCCGCACCGGTGTCCGCGCCGTCACCTGCCAGGGCCTGGAGCTGACCGGCCTGATGCACCCCTTCGACCTGGAGGTCTTCTACGGCGAACGCGTCGCGGTGCTCGGCTCCAACGGCTCCGGCAAGTCGCACTTCCTGCGGTTGCTGGCCGGCGAGGACGTGGCGCACACCGGCGCGTGGAAGCTCGGCGCGCGCGTGGTCCCCGGGCACTTCGCCCAGACCCACGCACACCCCGAGCTGATGGGCCGCACCCTGCTGGACATCCTGTGGAAGGAGCACTCCCAGGACCGCGGGGCCGCCATGTCCCGGCTGCGCCGCTACGAACTGACCGGCCAGGCCGAGCAGACCTTCGACCGGCTCTCCGGCGGGCAGCAGGCCCGGTTCCAGATCCTGCTCCTCGAGCTGGCGGGCGCCACCGCCCTGCTCCTGGACGAGCCGACCGACAACCTCGACCTGGATTCCGCCGAGGCCCTCCAGGAAGGCCTGGAGGCCTTCGAGGGCACGGTCGTCGCGGTCACCCACGACCGCTGGTTCGCCCGCTCCTTCGACCGGTTCCTGGTCTTCGGCAGCGACGGCCGGGTCCGCGAGACCCCGGAGCCGGTGTGGGACGAACGGCGGGTGCGGCGGGCGCGGTGACGCCCCGCCCCAGCCCCCGGACCGCTCACTTCCAGCGCAGGACCGCGCCCAGGCCGCCCGACGGCACGTCCTCGCCGGCGGGGACCGCCGGGTCCAGCGACAGGGCCGTCGCGTCCTGGCAGACCGCCGAACGCAGCAGGGCGTCGTCGGCCCGGGCCGGCCAGGAGTCCCGCTCGCCGAGCGCCCTCAGCTCCGTACGCCGCACGGCGAGCTGGTCGGCGTCCTCGCCGATCCACACCTCGCGGTGGGCGTCGGCGCCGTCCGGCCGGATCAGCAGTTCCTCCAGCCGGTGCTCGCGGGCCGCCTCCACCAGCGCGGACACCCCCTCGGCGGCCGCCGACCGGCCCTCGTCGTCCGGTGTGCGCGCCGCCCGGAAGCGGTCCAGCTCGGACTCCACACGCCGGTGCACGTGCTCGGCGCGGATCCGCTCCACGTCCCCGTCCAGCAGCCGCCCGCCGGTGCCGTGGGCGGCCTCGGCCACCCGGTCGTGCAGCCGCTTCGGCAGCCGCTCGCGCACCTCGCGCCGCTCCCGGTCCTCCCCGACCAGGATCAGCAGGTCCGCGTCCGCCTCCTCCTGGCAGACGCTGAGCGCGTCGGCGATCTCCGCCGCGTTGTGCTCCCAGGTGTTCTCGACCTTCAGCTGGAAGTGCCGCTCCGACCAGTCGGCGCTCGCCGTCCCATGGATGGGCCACTCCTGCCCCACCACCGCCCCCGCGTCCTGCCGGCCCAGCGAGCTGCGCAGCTCGAAGTCCGCGCCCCTGCGGTCCACGTAGGCGACGATCGCGACCGGATCCTCGCCCGCCAGGTCAAGGAGCGGCGCCACGCGCGGCAGCGGCGCCCACTCCGCCCGGCTGCCGCCCTGCGGCGGACGGGCCAGCAGCGGGTCGAGCACCACCCTGCCGGCCCGCGCGAACAGCACCCGCCCGTGCGGATCGGGCGCGTGGCGCAGCTCCCGCACGGCCGCCTCCACCGCACGGCAGGTGGCCTCGTCCGCGCCCTGCCGGGCGAGCTCGCGCCCCATGGCCCGGGCCGCCAGCTCCAGCCGGTGCGCCGTGTCCTCCGCGTGCCGCGAGGTGTCGACGTACACGGAGGCCCAGGGACCCGGGTGTTCGTACAGTGGATGCAGAAAGGCGAGATCCATGGCTCCCTCCCGGAGACCGTTCGGTGGCCGCACGCCGGGCGGGTACCCGGACCGCAGGTACGAACACGACGAACGGGGCACCACCATGACCGGAGTCGACCCGGGACGGCTGGACGACCAGCAGCTGATGAAGGAGCTGGAGACGATCCACCGCACGCGCCACGACACGCTTCTGTACGGCTCCAACGACGCGCTGCGCGCCCACAACGAGCGCATGGCGCAGCTCGAGGGCGAGTACCTGCGCCGCAATCCGCGCCGCCCGGTCGCCTCCGGCCGCACCCGCGAGGGGGCCCGTGAACGCGGGTGCGGGGAGTCGGCGACTCCCCGCACCTGAAGAAACGTCCCGGACGCGTCCGGGTTCGGCCCGCCTTCTAGTGCTGTGGCCGGGAAGGTTTGCCGGAAGGCTCGCGGCGTCCGGTGCTGGGGGCACCTCCCACGCCCTTCGGGCAGTGGGGGAGCCTCGCAAGGCGGAGCATCGCCCGTGTACTGGATGTACTCGGGTGATGCGACAACGCGGCTGGGGGTCCCCCTGCTCGAAGAGCTTGGGGGAGCCGTGCCGGGCGTCGCGAGCCGGTGAACCTTTCCGGTCGCAGCACTAGGCGAGGACGTCGAGGAACGTCTCGCAGAACGCCTTCAGGTCGTCCGGCTTGCGGCTGGTGATCAGCTTGTTCGGTCCGTGGTCGCAGACCTTCACCTGCTCGTCGACCCAGATGCCGCCCGCGTTGCGGATGTCCGTGCGCAGACTCGGCCACGAGGTCAGCACCCGGCCCCGTACGACGTCCGCCTCGACCAGCGTCCACGGCGCGTGGCAGATCGCGGCCACCGGGCGCCCCTGCTCGAAGAACGCGCCCACGAAGGCCACCGCCTTCTCGTCCATCCGCAGGAAGTCCGGGTTGGCCACGCCGCCCGGCAGGACCAGCGCGTCGAAGGAGTCCGGGGAGGCCTCGTCGACGACCGCGTCCACGGGGAACGTGTCGGCCTTGTCCAGGTGGTCGAAGGCCTGGATCCGCCCGGACTTCGTCGAGACGAGCACGGGCTCGTGACCGGCGTCCTTCACCGCCTTCCAGGGTTCGGTGAGCTCGACCTGTTCCACGCCCTCGGGCGCGGTCAGAAATGCGATGCGCATGATGCCTCAACGTCCTTTCGCCGCTCCGGGGACGGGCGTTGCCGTCCCCGGAGCGCTCTTCTCTCTTCGCCTCGGCCGCCGCACGGAGTCGGCCGCACCGCGTCCGTCCCGTCCCGCACCACGTCCGATCCGGCCGTCACGGCGGGCGCCGACCCGTCGCGCGGGACGCTGCCCGGTCACGCGGGGCGTCGCCCGGTCGCGCCGGGTACCGCCCGGTCACGTTGGGCGCCGACCCGTCACGCGGGACGCTGCCCGGTCACGTTGGGCGCCGACCCGTCACGCGGGACGCTGCCCGGTCACGCGAACGCTGCCCGGTCACGCGGGGCGTCGCCCGGTCACGCGGGACGCTGCCCAGTCACGCGGGGCGTCGCCTCGT of the Streptomyces sp. NBC_01788 genome contains:
- a CDS encoding SRPBCC family protein, encoding MTEALGSATSAAGSATAGAAKDNPLSDLAHSEAADRLKAEVRDYLAAQAQRLLAGFGHKLGETTGKLNDIAEGNGPGFAKLALDAGRKVAEGKGPVRSILELGASRAKDRVMGALKNIGGGGSKRKRGGGNKPIVIIESVDVGVPLRTAYDQWTQYQDFSTFAKGVKSASRADDTHSDWQLKVFWSSRSWKAHTTEQVPDQRIQWTSEGAKGTTKGVVSFHRLDENLTRVLLVMEYYPSGFFEKTGNIWRAQGRRARLDLKNYVRYITLKGEAEDSWRGEIHDGEVVRSHEDAVAEEEREAAERDEEPDEEEGPYAEEENGEYEEEEEEPEEEPEEEPEEDAEEQPEEEYEDEGGEQPEEEAEGEYEAEGEYEPEEEEEPEEEEEPEYAEGRGRR
- a CDS encoding GvpL/GvpF family gas vesicle protein → MTGLRYVYAVCRPPGAPLQAQLTGVAGAPAKQLNHHGLVAVVSEVPERDFAEEPLRAHMEDLDWLAATARAHQGVIDALTVVTTPLPLRLATVFRDDSAVRSMIEAREEHIRRTLDRLEGRVEWGVKIYAETEQPQQAAQPAAKAASGRDYLRQRRQQTRAGEDLWQKAEAFATHLHEQLSAFAEDSRLHAPQNPSLSGAAGRNVLNAAYLVPRGDSEEFVELVDRTKDDVPGLRVELTGPWAAYSFAGEEA
- a CDS encoding gas vesicle protein; its protein translation is MTVVERREIALVDLLDRLLAGGVVITGDITLRIADVDLVRIDLNALISSVNAQVPSPFEEQ
- a CDS encoding gas vesicle protein K, with amino-acid sequence MDLEPDTVERDLVKLVLTVVELLRQLMERQALRRFDEGDLSEEQEERIGLTLMLLEDRMAELRDRYGLRPEDLNLDLGPLGPLLPRK
- a CDS encoding class I SAM-dependent methyltransferase; amino-acid sequence: MPKRETAVYTHGHHESVLRSHTWRTAANSAAYLLGSLRPHMRILDIGCGPGTITADLAALVPQGHVTGVDRAPGVLEQARATAAGRGLTNVDFAVADVHALDHPDDTFCVVHAHQVLQHVGDPVRALREMRRVTKPGGYVAVRDADYAAMSWYPRVEGLDDWLGLYRRVARANGGEPDAGRRLRSWALAAGFTDVTAGSSTWTYATEDERAWWSGLWADRTLASAYAGRAVDGGHATEDRLRAVAAAWREWGERHDGWFAVLHGEILCRKEA
- a CDS encoding bifunctional phosphatase PAP2/diacylglycerol kinase family protein, whose amino-acid sequence is MSPDVDLTAPKSGAHALLHRLSALDGRLFEFAAERRWPGAGPVLPRLSRAANHGVLWCAVAAAITASRSPRARRAAARGLASLSLASLTVNTIGKRSVRRDRPALDPVPLMRRLKRQPFTTSFPSGHAASAAAFATGVALESPAWGAAVAPVAASVALSRVYTGVHFPSDVLAGAALGAGVAFAARALVPTRARTDPPARSHADLPALPGGKGLVLVANRASGTADRAGALVDLLPEAEVVECGPEEVRAELEKAADRARVLGVCGGDGTVNTAAEVALCRGLPLAVLPGGTLNHFALDLGVEDARALARAVEHGHGVRVDVGRFRSGSKRGVFLNTFSLGVYPELVRERERRSGRMGSWPAGVLAALKVLRADRHPLRAVVEGHTHPLWLLFAGNGTYHRRGLALGRRLDLTDGKLDVRVVHGGRRPALRLLSAALAGPLTRSPAHAAVQVRRLRLTGVAPGTLLAHDGEVMEVADELWLEKLPEALAVYRPLSRG
- a CDS encoding histidine phosphatase family protein, encoding MRLLLIRHAQTPSNVGHLLDTRIPGPGLTRLGEQQAAALPRALAGEDIQALYASTLVRTQLTARPLAAERGLDVIVRDGIREVSAGDLETEPGDSERGRMYMRTLLGWAAGDTRSRIPGGESGTEVLARYDAVVAEATADGAGTIALVSHGAAIRLWTAVRVRNLDAEFAATHPLENTGVVVLQGSAPTGWTALAWSDALVTPARESGPTGRPVDFG
- a CDS encoding ABC-F family ATP-binding cassette domain-containing protein — its product is MGHLEAAHLEYVLPDGRTLLGDVSFRVGEGAAVALVGPNGAGKTTLLRMISGELKPHGGTVTVSGGLGVMRQFVGSVRDETTVRDLLVSVASPRVREAARAVDEAEHALMTVDDEAAQLQYAQALADWAEARGYEAETLWDMCTTAALGVPYDKAQWRQVSTLSGGEQKRLVLEALLRGTDEVLLLDEPDNYLDVPGKRWLEERLKETRKTVLFVSHDRELLARAADRIVSLEPGPAGADAWVHGGGFATYHEARRERFARFEELRRRWDEKHAQLKKLVLNLRQAATVSHELASRYQAAQTRLRKFEEAGPPPEPPREQDIRMRLKGGRTGVRAVTCQGLELTGLMHPFDLEVFYGERVAVLGSNGSGKSHFLRLLAGEDVAHTGAWKLGARVVPGHFAQTHAHPELMGRTLLDILWKEHSQDRGAAMSRLRRYELTGQAEQTFDRLSGGQQARFQILLLELAGATALLLDEPTDNLDLDSAEALQEGLEAFEGTVVAVTHDRWFARSFDRFLVFGSDGRVRETPEPVWDERRVRRAR
- a CDS encoding baeRF2 domain-containing protein, producing MDLAFLHPLYEHPGPWASVYVDTSRHAEDTAHRLELAARAMGRELARQGADEATCRAVEAAVRELRHAPDPHGRVLFARAGRVVLDPLLARPPQGGSRAEWAPLPRVAPLLDLAGEDPVAIVAYVDRRGADFELRSSLGRQDAGAVVGQEWPIHGTASADWSERHFQLKVENTWEHNAAEIADALSVCQEEADADLLILVGEDRERREVRERLPKRLHDRVAEAAHGTGGRLLDGDVERIRAEHVHRRVESELDRFRAARTPDDEGRSAAAEGVSALVEAAREHRLEELLIRPDGADAHREVWIGEDADQLAVRRTELRALGERDSWPARADDALLRSAVCQDATALSLDPAVPAGEDVPSGGLGAVLRWK
- a CDS encoding DUF6158 family protein, with the protein product MTGVDPGRLDDQQLMKELETIHRTRHDTLLYGSNDALRAHNERMAQLEGEYLRRNPRRPVASGRTREGARERGCGESATPRT
- a CDS encoding type 1 glutamine amidotransferase domain-containing protein: MRIAFLTAPEGVEQVELTEPWKAVKDAGHEPVLVSTKSGRIQAFDHLDKADTFPVDAVVDEASPDSFDALVLPGGVANPDFLRMDEKAVAFVGAFFEQGRPVAAICHAPWTLVEADVVRGRVLTSWPSLRTDIRNAGGIWVDEQVKVCDHGPNKLITSRKPDDLKAFCETFLDVLA